In Gammaproteobacteria bacterium (ex Lamellibrachia satsuma), a single genomic region encodes these proteins:
- the ruvC gene encoding crossover junction endodeoxyribonuclease RuvC, with the protein MIRILGIDPGSRVTGFGIIDSDGINAVHVAHGTLRLKGKELPPRLGQIFAEISEVIESYRPEVMAVEQVFVSKNPSSALKLGHARGAAICAGVSRGLAVAEYTPRSIKKAVVGTGSAEKEQVQHMVKLILKLAENPQEDAADALAVALSHANTNTTLGRLAVGRAR; encoded by the coding sequence ATGATTCGTATCCTCGGCATCGACCCCGGCTCAAGGGTGACCGGCTTCGGCATTATCGACAGTGATGGCATCAATGCCGTCCACGTCGCCCACGGCACACTTCGCCTCAAAGGGAAGGAGCTTCCTCCCCGGCTGGGCCAGATATTTGCTGAGATCAGTGAGGTGATTGAATCCTATCGCCCTGAGGTGATGGCTGTAGAGCAGGTTTTCGTATCGAAAAACCCCTCATCCGCGCTGAAACTGGGTCACGCGAGAGGCGCTGCAATCTGTGCCGGTGTGAGTCGGGGACTGGCAGTGGCCGAATACACCCCACGCAGTATCAAGAAGGCGGTGGTGGGAACCGGCTCTGCTGAGAAGGAGCAGGTTCAGCACATGGTAAAACTCATCCTCAAGCTGGCCGAAAACCCGCAGGAAGATGCTGCCGATGCGCTGGCCGTGGCGCTGAGTCACGCCAATACGAACACCACACTTGGCCGTTTGGCCGTAGGACGGGCAAGATGA
- a CDS encoding EAL domain-containing protein, translating into MLFLQFDEAFEDYQSASASALKEVHFKQLEHQGQTLAEVLAQSLVNPLYELDMESIGTLLRTAVSQHDIVYAMVYDAQGRIIHDGKETIPGFGKTTGHQIVANSLQEKSVKSKIEDNHLDLATPIFISEGVVLGGILIGVSLEEMQKTLAQSNKRLESISSHHSQRNIYAVLLLGIALSGIGILAATLVANHLTSPIGKLARLAERIGAHDYRASSQIERPDEIGDLAHALEKMGRQLEKTTISKEYLDEILFSMKDALLVTDRQGMIKRVNRAFSNLTGYNEDELLDSPLSSVLPAKSDQLEWYELILEQEDVNAEDATFIRHDGSSVPVLLSAALLSHSQHHQGMVFVSQDMTERHAAAQQIHNLAYFDLVTGLPNRALFIDRLNQMLQLAAREKSRLALMFLDLDRFKNINDTLGHQVGDRLLKAVAERFQNAKRAADTVARFGGDEFTFVIPNIQKADDIIALAEKILALFQRPFQIDDYELFAGTSIGISIFPDDAENAESLIRHADTAMYRSKEKKSNGFEFYTADMNIRATEFLRLEHGLRRALDNAEFELCYQPQINLTSGKVEAVEALLRWRQLDGSMQLPDSFLPVLEETGLVVPVGEWVLKEACQQMVQWRETGLVPDHVAVNLSGRQLSTPGLVRLIEETLEQSGLSPKYLMLEITESSLMQDTDRAIDQLTQLSTMGIKLAIDDFGTGYSSLEHLQRFPIHILKIDRSFVQNMEINKDRAAIVTAIISLAKIMELDVVAEGVETEHQKMLLNELGCDLVQGFLFGDAVAGSEIKFSNISMLNYPG; encoded by the coding sequence ATACTTTTCCTGCAGTTCGACGAGGCCTTCGAAGACTATCAGAGCGCAAGCGCATCGGCCTTGAAGGAGGTCCATTTTAAACAGTTGGAACACCAGGGACAGACCCTGGCAGAGGTCCTTGCGCAAAGTCTGGTCAATCCGCTCTATGAACTGGACATGGAAAGTATTGGTACGCTGCTGCGCACCGCAGTCTCTCAGCACGATATTGTCTATGCCATGGTCTACGATGCCCAAGGCAGAATCATCCACGACGGCAAAGAGACAATTCCTGGATTTGGAAAGACAACCGGGCATCAAATCGTCGCAAATTCACTGCAAGAAAAATCGGTAAAAAGCAAGATTGAGGACAATCATCTGGATCTGGCGACACCAATATTCATCAGCGAGGGTGTTGTGCTCGGCGGCATTCTGATCGGTGTTTCGCTGGAGGAGATGCAGAAAACTCTGGCGCAATCAAACAAGCGATTGGAATCGATCAGCAGTCACCATAGTCAACGCAACATCTACGCGGTCTTGTTGTTGGGAATCGCTTTAAGTGGAATAGGTATTCTGGCTGCCACCCTTGTCGCGAACCATCTCACCTCACCTATCGGGAAGCTTGCCAGGCTTGCCGAACGTATCGGCGCCCACGACTACCGGGCATCGAGTCAGATCGAGCGTCCTGATGAAATTGGCGACTTGGCCCATGCTTTGGAAAAGATGGGGCGACAACTCGAAAAAACAACCATTTCAAAAGAGTATCTGGACGAGATCCTCTTCAGCATGAAGGATGCCCTGTTGGTAACGGATCGGCAGGGAATGATCAAAAGGGTGAACCGCGCTTTTTCCAATCTGACAGGCTACAACGAAGATGAGTTGCTGGACAGTCCCCTCAGTTCGGTGCTGCCGGCAAAGTCCGACCAATTGGAGTGGTATGAACTCATCCTGGAACAGGAGGATGTCAATGCCGAGGATGCAACCTTTATCCGGCACGACGGCAGTAGTGTTCCGGTGCTTTTGTCCGCTGCCCTGTTATCCCATTCCCAACACCATCAAGGCATGGTCTTTGTTTCGCAAGATATGACAGAACGTCACGCTGCGGCGCAACAGATTCACAATCTTGCCTATTTCGACCTGGTTACCGGACTGCCGAACCGGGCGCTTTTTATTGACCGCCTTAATCAGATGTTGCAGCTGGCTGCACGGGAAAAAAGCCGTCTGGCATTGATGTTTCTTGATCTGGATCGATTCAAAAATATCAATGATACTTTAGGGCATCAGGTGGGAGATCGTCTGCTGAAGGCAGTGGCGGAGCGATTTCAGAATGCCAAGCGTGCTGCGGATACAGTGGCACGCTTTGGTGGCGATGAGTTCACGTTCGTTATCCCGAATATTCAGAAGGCAGATGACATCATCGCCCTGGCAGAAAAGATCCTGGCTCTGTTTCAGCGTCCTTTCCAGATTGATGACTATGAACTCTTTGCCGGTACAAGCATCGGCATTAGCATTTTCCCGGATGATGCGGAGAATGCCGAATCGCTGATTCGGCATGCCGATACAGCCATGTATCGCTCGAAGGAAAAAAAGTCCAATGGGTTCGAATTCTACACTGCGGACATGAATATTCGCGCCACCGAGTTTCTGCGGCTTGAACACGGCCTGAGACGCGCATTGGATAACGCCGAATTTGAACTTTGCTATCAACCACAGATCAATCTCACAAGCGGGAAGGTAGAAGCCGTTGAGGCACTGCTGCGCTGGAGACAACTGGATGGATCGATGCAGTTACCGGACAGCTTCCTCCCTGTTCTGGAGGAGACGGGCCTGGTGGTTCCCGTCGGCGAGTGGGTACTGAAAGAGGCCTGTCAACAGATGGTCCAGTGGCGCGAGACCGGGCTGGTGCCCGATCATGTTGCCGTCAACCTCTCTGGCAGACAACTCTCAACTCCAGGGTTGGTCAGATTGATCGAAGAGACCTTGGAGCAGTCGGGGCTCTCTCCTAAATATCTAATGCTGGAGATTACGGAAAGCAGCCTCATGCAGGATACTGACCGGGCCATCGATCAACTGACTCAACTATCGACGATGGGGATAAAACTTGCTATCGATGACTTCGGAACCGGCTATTCATCGCTAGAACATCTGCAGCGCTTCCCCATCCATATTTTGAAGATAGACCGCAGCTTCGTGCAGAATATGGAGATCAACAAAGACCGGGCCGCTATCGTCACGGCCATCATCAGTCTGGCGAAAATCATGGAGCTGGATGTGGTCGCAGAAGGGGTGGAGACAGAGCATCAGAAAATGCTACTTAACGAGCTTGGCTGCGATCTGGTTCAGGGTTTTCTGTTTGGCGATGCTGTAGCCGGGTCAGAGATCAAATTCAGCAATATCAGCATGCTGAATTATCCTGGGTAA
- the ruvB gene encoding Holliday junction branch migration DNA helicase RuvB — MDGENRLIDGEVIGDDAAIDRAIRPKRLKDYVGQPAVLEQMEIFIPAAKGRNEALDHVLIFGPPGLGKTTLAHIIANEMEVNLRQTSGPVLEKPGDLAALLTNLEPHDVLFVDEIHRLSPVVEEVLYPALEDFQLDIMIGEGPAARSIKLDLPPFTLVGATTRAGLLTSPLRDRFGIVQRLEFYSAADLAHIVGRSAGILNIGIDDAGAVEIARRSRGTPRIANRLLRRVRDYAQVKGDGHISADLADRALGMLKVDSNGFDNMDRHLLLAVIEKFDGGPVGVDNLAAAIGEERGTIEDVLEPYLIQQGFMMRTPRGRVATQAAYLHFGLSPKEGEVMPGREDLFGKS, encoded by the coding sequence GTGGATGGGGAAAACAGACTGATCGATGGCGAGGTAATTGGTGACGATGCCGCCATCGACCGCGCAATTCGACCGAAACGACTGAAGGACTATGTCGGGCAGCCCGCTGTGCTGGAGCAGATGGAGATATTCATTCCAGCCGCAAAGGGACGCAACGAGGCGCTCGACCACGTCTTGATCTTTGGTCCCCCAGGACTGGGTAAGACCACATTGGCCCACATCATCGCCAACGAGATGGAGGTTAACCTGCGCCAGACCTCGGGGCCGGTGTTGGAAAAGCCAGGCGACCTGGCGGCTCTGCTGACCAATCTGGAGCCCCACGACGTGCTCTTCGTGGATGAGATCCATCGCTTGAGTCCGGTGGTGGAGGAGGTGCTCTATCCTGCGCTGGAGGATTTTCAACTCGACATCATGATCGGCGAAGGACCGGCAGCGCGCTCCATCAAGCTCGATCTGCCACCATTCACCCTGGTTGGCGCCACAACCCGTGCCGGGCTGTTGACTTCGCCCCTGCGGGACCGGTTCGGCATCGTACAGCGCCTGGAGTTCTACAGCGCTGCTGATCTGGCCCACATAGTGGGCCGTTCTGCCGGTATCCTGAATATCGGTATCGATGATGCCGGTGCGGTGGAGATTGCCCGCCGTTCCCGGGGTACACCGCGTATTGCCAACCGTCTGCTGCGCCGGGTGCGGGACTATGCACAGGTAAAGGGAGACGGGCATATCTCGGCCGATCTGGCGGATCGGGCACTGGGGATGCTTAAAGTGGACAGTAACGGTTTCGACAACATGGATCGTCACCTTCTGCTGGCGGTGATCGAAAAGTTCGATGGCGGCCCCGTCGGTGTGGATAATCTGGCGGCTGCCATTGGCGAGGAGCGGGGTACCATCGAGGATGTACTGGAACCCTATCTTATCCAACAGGGGTTTATGATGCGCACCCCCAGAGGACGGGTCGCCACCCAGGCAGCCTATCTCCATTTTGGTCTATCGCCAAAAGAGGGGGAAGTGATGCCCGGTCGTGAGGACCTGTTTGGCAAATCGTGA
- the ruvA gene encoding Holliday junction branch migration protein RuvA: protein MIGRLRGEIAEKQAPHLLLDVNGVGYELEAPMSTFFNLPDVGVTITLHTHLAIRDDAHVLYAFASEGERALFRSLLKVNGVGAKMALGILSGMTADEFSSSVQNEDIASLVRLPGIGKKTAERLIVEMRDRLTKLGISPSAAGAVGTVAGRPQTPVSDAVAALVALGYKPLDAGRMVKAVEGEGLESEALIRLALQSAAKKG, encoded by the coding sequence ATGATCGGTCGGTTGCGTGGAGAGATAGCCGAAAAGCAGGCCCCTCATCTGTTGCTGGATGTGAATGGCGTCGGCTATGAACTTGAAGCACCAATGTCCACCTTCTTCAACCTGCCGGATGTTGGCGTCACCATCACACTCCACACCCATCTTGCGATTCGTGACGATGCCCATGTGCTTTATGCCTTCGCCAGTGAGGGGGAGCGCGCCCTGTTCCGCAGCCTGCTCAAGGTCAACGGGGTAGGGGCGAAGATGGCACTCGGCATACTCTCCGGCATGACGGCTGATGAGTTCAGCAGCAGTGTGCAGAATGAAGATATCGCTTCGCTGGTGCGGTTGCCCGGTATCGGCAAGAAGACTGCAGAGCGGCTGATTGTCGAGATGCGCGACCGTCTGACTAAATTGGGTATTTCACCCTCTGCAGCCGGTGCTGTTGGAACGGTTGCCGGTCGTCCCCAGACGCCTGTCTCCGATGCGGTGGCGGCACTGGTGGCGCTGGGTTACAAACCGCTGGATGCCGGGCGTATGGTCAAGGCTGTGGAAGGTGAGGGACTCGAAAGCGAGGCACTGATTCGGCTTGCATTGCAGAGCGCGGCAAAGAAAGGGTAG
- a CDS encoding YebC/PmpR family DNA-binding transcriptional regulator yields MAGHSKWANIKHKKAANDKKRGKIWTKLIREITVAARMGGGDIDANPRLRLAVDKGLNANMPKDTIERAVKRGAGGAEGENYDEIRYEGYGPGGTAVIVDCMTDNRNRTAAEVRHAFSKLGGNLGTDGSVAYMFNKQGVISYAEGVDEDAVMEAALEAGAEDVIGNDDGSVDVVTTPEEFTAVKDAMIAAGFEPDNAEVTFSASTGAALDEKDADTLLRMVDMLEDLDDVQNVYTNAEISDEILDALG; encoded by the coding sequence ATGGCTGGACACAGTAAATGGGCCAATATCAAGCATAAGAAGGCCGCCAACGATAAAAAGCGCGGCAAGATCTGGACCAAACTGATTCGTGAAATCACTGTAGCGGCCCGCATGGGTGGTGGTGATATCGACGCCAATCCCCGACTGCGTCTGGCGGTGGACAAGGGACTCAACGCCAATATGCCGAAGGACACCATCGAGCGCGCGGTAAAACGTGGCGCTGGTGGGGCAGAGGGCGAGAATTACGATGAGATTCGTTATGAGGGCTACGGTCCCGGTGGCACTGCGGTAATCGTGGATTGCATGACCGACAACCGTAACCGTACTGCGGCTGAGGTGCGCCATGCCTTCAGCAAGCTGGGTGGAAATCTCGGTACCGATGGTTCCGTGGCCTACATGTTCAACAAACAGGGCGTGATCAGCTATGCCGAAGGTGTGGATGAGGATGCAGTGATGGAAGCAGCCCTGGAAGCCGGTGCTGAGGATGTCATCGGAAATGACGATGGTTCAGTCGATGTTGTGACCACACCGGAGGAGTTCACTGCAGTCAAAGATGCTATGATCGCAGCGGGATTTGAGCCGGACAACGCTGAAGTCACCTTCAGCGCCTCCACCGGCGCAGCCCTCGATGAGAAAGACGCCGACACACTGCTGCGCATGGTCGATATGCTCGAAGACCTGGACGACGTGCAGAATGTCTACACCAATGCCGAGATCTCCGACGAAATTCTGGATGCCCTGGGCTGA